One window of Salvelinus fontinalis isolate EN_2023a chromosome 19, ASM2944872v1, whole genome shotgun sequence genomic DNA carries:
- the LOC129816216 gene encoding bone morphogenetic protein receptor type-2-like, translating into MDTVFQGVSAQSEERECAFNDQQQQYEEQRVGAVGGGDWPMTRENTTIRCSKGSRCYGLWEKTRDGNIHLVKQGCWTHIGDQQECHDDRCVVTTTPSQIQNGTYRFCCCSTNMCNVNFTEDFPPPSPTSAQLYPRPLYREETIVIALASVSIVAVLIVALFFGYRMLSGDRKQGLHNMDMMEAAASEPSLDLDSLKLLEVSSGVTGLEVRW; encoded by the exons cTGCCCAGAGCGAGGAGCGTGAGTGTGCCTTCAACGACCAGCAGCAGCAGTATGAGGAGCAGCGTGTGGGAGCAGTGGGAGGAGGAGACTGGCCTATGACCAGAGAGAATACTACTATACGCTGCAGTAAGGGCTCTCGATGCTATGGCCTGTGGGAGAAGACTAGAGACGGGAACATACACCTGGTCAAACAGG gatGCTGGACTCACATCGGGGACCAGCAGGAGTGCCATGACGACCGTTGCGTGGTTACCACCACTCCGTCTCAGATTCAGAACGGGACCTACAGGTTCTGCTGCTGCAGCACCAACATGTGTAACGTCAACTTCACCGAGGACTTCCCCCCGCCCAGCCCCACCTCTGCACAGCTAT ACCCACGGCCGCTGTACCGCGAGGAGACCATCGTGATCGCCCTGGCGTCTGTCTCCATAGTAGCGGTGCTGATCGTGGCGCTCTTCTTCGGGTACCGCATGTTGAGTGGAGACAGGAAACAGGGACTACACAACATGGACATGATGGAGGCTGCCGCCTCAGAGCCCAGCCTCGACCTGGACAGCCTTAAACTACTAGAGGTGAGTAGTGGAGTAacggggttagaggtgagatggtga